Within the Miscanthus floridulus cultivar M001 chromosome 2, ASM1932011v1, whole genome shotgun sequence genome, the region GACCTCAAGCTATCTGAATCCTCCGCAAGCGAGGCAATGaagtggtggttgttgaggaggaggacaccactagggaacTTAGGAGACTAGAGTCCGCCCTTTCTAGAGTagtgaagcagatcaaggtcaaTACCACATCTGCAATGCTTGTCTTTGACATTGTAGATCGACGTTGCTTCATAGTCTTGGTGCATTtgcaggggatagctcggactGTCAAGCAACGGTgctagctgatcaagaggatggagcccctcgccgaagaAAATGCCAAGCTAAAGGAGGTGGTGAAGTTAATGGAGAAAAAAgtctagagggcccagcgcgagctaGATCTTACCGAGTCTCAAGCGAGGGtctagaataccaaaagggggctcTATCCGAGCTGTTGGTGACCACGTCCAAGCAGCTGTGGGGCAAGTTCGAGCAACTTGCCACCATCTCCAAGCGGCTAGTCAGTGTGTCCGAGCAGCGGGAGCAAAAGTCTGAGCAGCTCAAAAATGTctccgagcagaaagcaggtatggcgtatcgacgaatgtgctttgtattattGAAAGTCATATTGTTGCTGACCaccgttgtgcttgtagagcaagatgcggagctcgaccAGCTGCGCCAAACCATCGggcaactctgagaggagaaggcaaaggagtcaGGGCGAGCGGAGAAGCTGGCCCAGGAGCTAACAGGTGAGTACTTCATGGTCGGAGTTGTTGTTGGAGTTATTTCCTtacttgatggaaccttgtaatgcctGTAGACTAtcgtcggagggtcaaggcacagttcgatgtgctggagcaggaggccaggacccagaAGAGCAATTTTGAAGCCATAGTTGCCAGAGTCAAGCCGGTGCTCGACTGTGTCGACCTAGAGGTGGCTGCTCAGCCCAACTGCAGGCCACCGTGTATAGACACCATCATCGACAGATGTAGGGTgacatgggagaacttcaagagcttcaaccgtgatgccatTGTCACCGCTGTTACACACGCCCTAGCggtggtctggtcccactaccCATCCATTGACCTTCAAGCAATAGGGGATGGATTCGCCAAAGGGACGGAGGAGACGGAGCATCaacagctagaggatgaggtggaagatgcGACAAAGAAGCTGGCCGGTGACATTGACCTGTTCGGCAAGATGATGGCGATGGCAAAGCCCGATGATCTTCTCGGAGAATATGCTATGGAACTCGATGATCTGCTCGAAGAACATGCTGTAATAACTAAATGGGGTGGTTAAAATGTGCAAGGGCATAGacaatcatttatatatatatatatatatatatatatatatatatatatatatatatatatatatatatatatatatatatatatatatatatatatatatgtgtgtgtataaATGTTGCAagatgacatgtgcatgtttatgtagtTTGCTAGTAGTGCAGTGAAAAAATCATTGCAGTGTTAAACCTAACGCGATTATAtatagtataagtagcatccgagcagttagtttgttactgaactctttggccttggctagcccatagtccatgacgttgagcgcggagcccatgcacgtgtaggaggaataggcatgaccaaggaaccgcagccgaccacccataacgcaaagcATAGAgctcgtagcacgtgtagggagagatcgaagactagatcttctccatagagaacagagtaGAACGTATGCTGCTCGGCGATTGGCGAAATAACTTAGagatatacatagtataagtggcgtccgagcattTAGTACTTTACTGAGCTTTTGGCCTTGGATAGCctatagtccataatgtcgagcgcggagcccatgcacgtgtaggaggaataggcgtgaccaaggagccataGCCAAcaacccataacacagagcatggagcctatagcacatgtagggagagatcagagactgggtcttctccatagagcatagaacagaacgtgtgctgctcggtggttggcaaaatatcttggagatatggagaaacaaaGTGGAGCGTTTATGGCGATCACATGTTGGAGGtatggagaaacatggtggagcatttatggcgatctcgtattggagttcgttaaggagtagcttagtgCTCGAccaccgtaagtggagattaaatcgtaatggagaaataatggagacaaattatggtgaccaaaactttattcatcatggagtggagaatacatatctagagcatttcaaggatagaaatgtataaggtgctcgatgtgccatgaattggggatatcaatTCTATCCAAGTCACATAcactacaagattttcggtctactgcaacaccaaaaaagtgtagcaaaagacccaaaaatggtagccatagtaattttgctaccaattttttttggttaaatgtcgttgcacttgtaagggtagcaatagcataatgcaatgggttacattttagttgcgacacacagcccctctattgcaacacttttgacGCTTTTGCAACACCTGGTGAGTGTTGTAACAAAAGCAATTGCAACCACTATGGGTGTGGTAATAGTATCAATTGCAACGAACTAGGCGTTGCTAGCGATACGTATTGCGACACGCTGGTCGTGTAGCAACACAATGCAAGCGCAACGCAACACAGGTGTTGCAATCATGGTTGTTGCTACGCAGAGAAAGCATTGCAATAGAGGTTCTCTATTGCCACGTCGCCTAAATGGTTGCTATAGGGGGCTTAGGTTATTGTAACATCTCTTCAGGTTGGTTGCTACAGAGAGGTCATATATTGCCACGTTTCTGAATGGTTGCTATAGATGGCATAGGCTATTGCCACGTTACttaggttggttgctacagaCAGGTCATCTATTGCCACGTTACTAACTATCTGGTTGCTATAGGTAGATTCCTCTATTGCCACCGTCATCTTTTTGTAGTTGCAAGAGATAGTTTCTCTATTGCCACGATTATCGTACCTATTGCCACGACTAAATATGATTGTTATATGTGCcatcatatattgcaacgccagattaatatattaataattcatgttgcgacactttatttggtagcttaaattaataatcgcaaaacgacaaatacataatgaaggaagcatcgacatccattaaaacgaaatataatttgttcatacaaaatctttaacaaaacataccgagtgtcaaactaaatgagaacacaagtagatagcttaacacataataatgtgttaagcacagacaactgtttgaactcattcgaatcaaaagactaatgtctactgtagcagcgaaggttcccttgatatgtatgttggccatcgtcccaccattcgcatgctccttctcaaactcaagattcctcctGAAAAAATCATTGACATGCATTAGTTAAACTGAGACTAGTGGTGGCAAAGCTAATTGAACACTAAAGCAAAACACGAGCTGCAGTACTAGAGTTCTGTGAGCTGCAGTACTATCAACCATGAACTTTGAAGCGTAAAGCAAATATAAACATACATGCAGCTGCCTCCCAagacattttatgagcacaaacacATCCATATATATTTCTAATCAGCAAGAGGAAACTAAGCCTAGACCATATTTAGGAGCAGAACAAAAGAATAGCTATGTACTTCTCCAAAAGGACTATATGTTCCTTTTTAATGCAAAGAGAGATAAAAGGTTTCACATAGTACCTGTGTATTCTTTTTGGACAATGCAGATCTTTTCCTAGCCGCAGTTTCCTTCAGTTGCTTTGCTGTAGTATAAACAGCACCCGAATTTGCTGCCAAATTACTTCTAGTCATGCGCCCTCTAGTGAGACGTTCTTCAGCTGCGGAAGAAGGGGGTTGTTGTTCTGGCTGGCTGGTTTCTTGGGTAACCTGAAAATAAATGGTTGGTGGTAAAAATTACACCCCTTGACAagaatatgacatgcatgttacaaTTAAACATTCTTCAATTATCATCAAACTACCTGCTGACTATGCATCATGTGTTCTCCCATTGTAGTTGTTACATTTTGTGTCCCCTCAAttgttgcagcagcagcaacattttCAGTTGGCTCCACAATTGTGCTAGCCTGCATTTTGAATTGGGTTCAAGATCATGATTTTCAGTTCAATAAACTATGAGAACATAGATGTTGTTAATATTACCTTTTGTACTGAAGCTTGCTGTTGGGCTGCTTGCAACATTAACATAGCTTGCCTAAGTGCTTCTCTATCAGCCTCCCTTTCCTTGTTCATCTGTTCAAGCTGACGCCTATGTTCTTGCCTCTCGGCTTCCCTTTCAACTTCTTGAGCTTCTAGTCTATCTTGCAGCCGTCCAAACGATTCAATGAGGGCTTCCTCCTGTTGCAGTTTGCGCTGGTAGTCCTCCGATAGTAGCTCCTTTCTAGTTGGGTACCTTGCAAGGTAACCATTAGCATGCATCTTGTTTGATTTGATTTTTCTCGTTTCCTTGTAGGTTGATTGGAAAATCTGGTTCTGCTCCAAGTCTGAGACGACATTTGCGTCAGGCCTTGACTCCAGCTCCATAATCTTCCTGGTTGCATTGTCCTAACAAAGCAAAGACATTTAGTTAATTAAAACTTTAATTCTAAGCAAGGACAGTTGCATCACTTAATAAGGGTTGTAAAAACTGTTTAATACTCACATAGACTTCCCTAGATTCCTCGCTTGTCCATTGTCCATTTTGTTGGTGGGTCATCATAAAAAGCTCCATATCATTTGGCTCTTCACCAGTTAGTTGGTCCCTCTAATTAGGCAAGAATGTAAAAAAATTAGCCATATTTCATAATCTAGTGAAATGTAGAAGCTTTTATAAACTGTAAAGATCAGGAAGATATCCACCACGAATTTAAAAACAGAAGATAACAGAAATATTTATTGCTATTGAAAAAGAACAGGAATCCAAGTTCTTCTTTTTGTTGGCACACATTAGTTTTAGTACTTTTCAGCTTTCTGTATACAAGGatgcaaaatatatttttttgtagTGGGCAGTGGGCTAAATATCTCTATCAAATACAAAGACTATATAGGTTATAACAATATCATGTCATTGTCATTCGGGGGCACAAGCACAAACCATAAAAAAATGCCTGAAGGAAAACCTTGTGACAGAATTTTTTATCTTCTCATAGCTCAATTGAGAAAAACCCTTTGATCCTGTAACATGGTGTATCTGTCGATTGTGCCGATTCTGAGAATTCTTATTGCTAATCCTCTGCACAGAACCAGCAATGATTTGATTTTTATAAAATCAGCAGTGCGCAAAACATAAACCTTGACGTCAGAAGTGGAATTGGCAAGTTTTTTTAAAAATTGGGAACAAACCTGGAATTCTTCGGTGCCAAAATACGACACCAGATAGTGCCACTCAACAATGTCTAATTCTTCTGGCCTATGTCTCATTCTCTCTTCATAGGTGGTGTACGCCTTGTAGGTAGCACTAAATGTAGATCGCCATCCTTTGTAACGGTCATTAGCCACCGTCCATATCTTGATTCTGTTCGCCTCGTTATCCTCAAGGTCCCACTTAGCCTGCTCAAGGTAAAGCCTAAATAAATTACTTCTTAAACAATAATTTGGTATTGAAATTTTGACATCCACATGGATAACAGAAGCTTACCAGCACATCGTTTGCTATTGCAATTTTGACATCCACATGGATATCTCTCCATGTTCTTACTCCGATGAGAGGTGCTCTTTTCCTCGTGAACAGTGTTATTTCATCAACAAATATTCGTTTGTTTGAACCTACAGGTCCTCCAAGCCTAGAGAACTGGATGCTAAGCTTCTGAGACGCCTCCCTAGTTCTCTTGTTTGTTGCTGTCCATCCTTTCAAGTTACCTCTTGGCTTCCTCTTTTTGGAGTCTTGTCCATGAAAAACAATTATATACAAAGCAAAACACTTAAAAAACTATTGACATAGTTTAAAATTAACTGAACCTCAcaataaattgaaaatattcattaCTTACTAGTTCCCTCTCCCTGTGGAATGAAACGCCGAGCATGAGATGGTCTGTTTACTGGCGGTGTGGGGTTGCTATCTTCACTTGAAAGTACTACATCTGTATGATGATTACTGTCCACATATGCCACTGCAGAAAATATTGGTCActtgtgtaagatatgatatgttTGTGAAGGAATATTAACAATAGACATGTAGGGACAGATGTTATATTACTAATATCATTCAGTTGTCCTTGCACCCTTAACCATTCTTTGTAAGTTTTGGTGGTGTCATCCCTATCGATATCTTTCAAATCTGGGTCAGCCAAGCTAATATTAGTACAAAGGCTTCTCCAATATAAAATAATACAACAATTTTGAAATATATAGGAGTCCAACATAACACTTACCCATGAATCGGTTTTCCTTATGCATGACGTGCAACCATTCCTTGTAAGCATCAATTGactcctcatcttcatctatatTCTCTTCCCTAATGGGTCTCCTTCCAagtactttcaagggtgttatgtTCACATTCTGGTCTATTTTTTGTTCCTTGGACAGCAATAGTCTGACCTGTCTTTCCTCCTCATTACATGCTATCATAGCATCTGCATTGACTTCTTCTTCGATTTCGTGTAATGTTGCTGCATTACCACATCTCCTCTTGTAGTACAAATAGTCCCTTACCCTATACCCCAATTGTAATTTCATTGCAAGCAAGTTACTCAGGGTGAGATCAGCCCTAGTGATTCTAATAGTAGAAGACTCTTGCCCCCCCGGCAATCCCTCGCAAGTGAAATAGAGAGTCCATGTTTGATCCGAGCTGCCAAATATTACAATAGTATCAAACTTAAGCACTAGTGATGATACAACAATATACTTAAAAGGAAACCAGTGTATATATAGTATGTGTACAGACAGAGAAAGTAATTAAAACTTAGTGCCACTTATTTGAACTATATGTGCACCCCCATGACTGAAATTAAAGTAAACCAAAaaaatatttatactaggaaacACTAAATATTGCACACTTGTTCTTCTTAGCTTAATTGATAGGAAATGCCTACAGTCCCATTCTAAATTAGAAATATGTATACTATGTGTATGGACAGAGACCAAACTCATTAATCCCTACATATCATTAATCCCAGGCATTCGATCTACATTATCCCCATGGCGCACTGCTTCCTGCATGTCCCTGCAGCGTCGATGCTCTTAGGCTACATTTTTCCCAGAACATTTTCAAGATTATATATCTAAAACTCTAAACCCGAGATGTTGAATCCAAAAATATGTGTTACCTATCATTGGTCTCATTGATTGGCAGGGAGCTCTCTTGTTGATCACCAAGTGCTGCTGTCGACCTGGATGAACGTGTTGCCCCAAAAAGGGACATGGTGGCGTTGGGTCTGTATGAACTTGCCGGTGCCGCTGCTGGAGTTGTTGGCATCCCGGACGAACGTGTTGCCCCAAAAAGGGACATGGTGGCGTTGGGTCTGGATGAACTTGtcggcgtcgccgccgccgccgccgccgctggagtTGTTGGCATCCCCGCTCCTGCAGGTGTGCGCATCGACGTCGAGGACGGAGGTGTTCCACTCGTTGGAGTTGTCGTCATGTTCGACTTCTCTTTGGTGGAATCCAAAAACCCTAACCGTGTGGAGGCGGCGACGTGGTAGATGAGGAAGTCGCGAAATAAAAGGGGGCGGCGTGGGGGGAGGAAACGGGAAGTCGCGAAATAAAAGGCGGCGACGTGGTAGATGAGGAAGTCGCGAAATAAAAGGGCGCGAGAGTTTTTCGTCACGGACCGTCCGCCAAGAGTAGACACCCAAACTTCTATGAAACACTGCTGGACTCAATCAAATTTTGCTTTTGCATCTGGATACATATTTCGATGAAGCCAACATTGCTTTCTTGGTGCCACTCAGTCCCAGATGACTCAAACTTCCAAAGTAATAtaagtttcttttgttctcccTAATTCTCACTCATGCCAAGTGTGGGAAGGATTTCTGCATAAGTGAACCACGTGAATGGTATATATGTAGGGCATGGAATTGAGTATAAACGATATGCATTGATAAATTGGTAGATAAACCCATAAAGTGTAGCATATTGAGTGGCATGATGAAGTTAAGTTGCACCCACATTTGACTTCATTACAAATAAGTGATAGCATATATAAaaatttaccgtgagatggatatatatataaaattttggctaagtccctaaatttaccatgagatggacatgctgaaatttttaccatgacttggacattgtcaaatttgatttttaccgtgggacagacatatgcaaaaatggctaagtctgaatttttgctatgacttagagactagaATTTTATCATGTGTAGTTTTTCCTAGTCATCTAAGAGTTACATGTAGAGTACAGAGTACTTTCTCCTCtaatactactagttttttttactAGGGCCAACTTTCAGAGTACTTATCCAACTTATCCCACTAGTTTATTTACTTTTAAGAAAAACTAGTGGGATAAGATGGATAAGTACTCTGAAAGTTGGCCCtagtaaaaaaaaaactagtagtattaGAGGAGAAAGTACTCTGTACTCTACATGTTAACTCTTAGATGACTAGGAAAAACTACACATGATGGGTTATGGTGGCCTGGTGGGACATGTCTGAGTGGGTGCGAGTTGGTTGTTGCTATCTTTTCATAGGTTTGGGCTTGACCAACTCCTATGAGGTCTCTTAAAAGTAAATAAACTAGTGGGATAAGTTGGATAAGTACTCTGAAAGTTGGCCCTagtaaaaaaaactagtagtattaGAGGAGAAAGTACTCTGTACTCTACATGTAACTCTTAGATGACTAGGAAAAACTACACATGATAAAATtctagtctctaagtcatagcaaaaattcagacttagccatttttgcatatgtctgtcccacggtaaaaatcaaatttgacaatgtccaagtcatggtaaaaatttcagcatgtccatctcatggtaaatttagggacttagccaaaattttatatatccatcttaTGCCGATCGAGCTGCATGCATGCTTCTCCGATCTCATGAATCGTGATGCGTGTGgtggacttagccaaaattttctGATGCGCTGCCTACCAACCCACCGGATGGTCCGCCAAATGATCTAGACGGTCCGCCACTTGTAGCGGACGGTCCTCTGAACTCCACGGACGGTCCGCAGTACATAGGAGAATACTTCAGGTATACGTGCGGC harbors:
- the LOC136536868 gene encoding eukaryotic translation initiation factor 3 subunit A-like, which codes for MVAYVDSNHHTDVVLSSEDSNPTPPVNRPSHARRFIPQGEGTNSKKRKPRGNLKGWTATNKRTREASQKLSIQFSRLGGPVGSNKRIFVDEITLFTRKRAPLIGVRTWRDIHVDVKIAIANDVLAKWDLEDNEANRIKIWTVANDRYKGWRSTFSATYKAYTTYEERMRHRPEELDIVEWHYLVSYFGTEEFQRDQLTGEEPNDMELFMMTHQQNGQWTSEESREVYDNATRKIMELESRPDANVVSDLEQNQIFQSTYKETRKIKSNKMHANGYLARYPTRKELLSEDYQRKLQQEEALIESFGRLQDRLEAQEVEREAERQEHRRQLEQMNKEREADREALRQAMLMLQAAQQQASVQKASTIVEPTENVAAAATIEGTQNVTTTMGEHMMHSQQVTQETSQPEQQPPSSAAEERLTRGRMTRSNLAANSGAVYTTAKQLKETAARKRSALSKKNTQEES